The proteins below come from a single Balaenoptera ricei isolate mBalRic1 chromosome 17, mBalRic1.hap2, whole genome shotgun sequence genomic window:
- the TSPYL5 gene encoding testis-specific Y-encoded-like protein 5 — MSGRGRGRKSSRAKSRGKGRAKGRVRATPGDAPRDPDPPQCQRLGEETKAAQVQAGAGWGGLETAAPAPPRRPGEEGACRLPLDCGLALRARAAGDLGQAATRPGPGKATTLSERLATDTVFVGTAGTVGRPKNVPRVGNRRCPAGKKAPVTCSAVGRGSPAVAVGKPKKGTTGESASVPVVEEKKVEKDAGSGPPATDGSMDTLENVQLKLETMNAQADRAYLRLSRKFGQLRLHHLERRNLLIQNIPGFWGQAFQNHPQLSSFLNNQDKEVLSYLNSLEVEELGLARLGYKIKFYFGRNPYFQNKVLIKEYGCGPSGQVVSRSTPIQWLPGHDLQSLSQGNPDNTRSFFGWFSNHSSIESDKIVEIINEELWPNPLQYYLMSEGARAEKGKEGRPCPARQPVETPEPGVNKSN, encoded by the coding sequence ATGAGCGGCCGAGGTAGGGGTAGAAAGTCCTCCCGCGCCAAAAGCCGTGGCAAAGGCCGCGCCAAAGGCCGAGTCCGCGCTACTCCTGGCGACGCCCCACGCGACCCGGACCCTCCACAGTGCCAGAGGCTCGGGGAGGAGACCAAGGCGGCACAGGTGCAGGCTGGCGCGGGTTGGGGTGGCCTGGAAACCGCTGCGCCTGCGCCGCCCCGCCGGCCCGGGGAAGAGGGTGCCTGCCGGCTCCCCCTGGACTGTGGCCTCGCGCTCCGGGCCCGGGCTGCGGGGGATCTCGGGCAGGCCGCAACCAGGCCCGGCCCGGGGAAGGCCACAACACTCTCGGAGCGCCTGGCGACAGACACTGTCTTCGTGGGAACCGCGGGGACCGTGGGAAGGCCGAAAAATGTCCCCCGCGTTGGAAATCGGCGCTGCCCCGCTGGGAAGAAGGCCCCAGTTACCTGTAGCGCAGTGGGGAGGGGGTCTCCGGCCGTCGCTGTTGGGAAACCGAAGAAAGGGACCACTGGGGAGTCTGCCTCCGTTCCAGTGGTAGAGGAAAAGAAGGTGGAGAAGGATGCAGGGTCAGGGCCCCCGGCAACAGATGGCAGCATGGATACACTGGAGAACGTCCAGCTGAAGCTGGAGACCATGAACGCCCAGGCGGACAGGGCCTACCTGCGGCTCTCCCGCAAGTTTGGGCAGTTGCGACTGCACCACTTAGAGCGCAGGAACCTCCTTATCCAGAATATCCCGGGCTTCTGGGGGCAGGCTTTTCAGAACCACCCCCAGCTCTCATCTTTTCTGAACAACCAAGATAAAGAGGTACTCAGCTACTTGAACAGCCTGGAGGTGGAAGAGCTTGGTCTCGCCAGATTGGGCTACAAGATCAAGTTCTACTTTGGGCGCAACCCCTATTTCCAAAATAAGGTGCTCATCAAGGAATATGGGTGTGGTCCTTCCGGTCAGGTGGTGTCTCGTTCTACTCCAATCCAGTGGCTCCCAGGGCACGATCTTCAGTCCCTAAGCCAGGGGAACCCAGACAACACCCGGAGCTTCTTTGGGTGGTTTTCAAACCACAGCTCCATTGAGTCTGACAAGATTGTGGAGATAATCAACGAGGAGTTGTGGCCCAATCCCCTGCAGTACTACCTTATGAGTGAAGGGGCCCgagcagagaaaggaaaggagggcagGCCATGTCCAGCAAGGCAGCCAGTGGAGACCCCAGAGCCTGGGGTAAACAAGTCCAACTGA